One region of Drosophila subobscura isolate 14011-0131.10 chromosome J, UCBerk_Dsub_1.0, whole genome shotgun sequence genomic DNA includes:
- the LOC117893257 gene encoding uncharacterized protein LOC117893257: MGVRHLEPDEVKAIARIHSLQDLELLISKPSYIYHLTELRNLVRLRFNEQFEDRLSAPVLAVIQACPSLAYLRLENVMSDDFIYKAFKVLQQTRDPLHPKALFLAVPQEQVLGNLQDPDIERYVHLVGH, encoded by the exons ATGGGCGTCAGACACCTCGAGCCCGATGAAGTCAAAGCGATTGCCCGAATACACAGCTTGCAGGACCTGGAACTACTTATCTCGAAGCCCAGCTACATATACCACTTGACGGAGCTGAGAAATCTTGTGCGTCTCCGGTTTAATGAACAGTTCGAGGACAGACTGTCAGCACCAGTGTTGGCCGTGATTCAGGCATGCCCAAGTCTGGCTTACCTCCGTTTGGAGAATGTGATGTCCGACGATTTCATTTACAAGGCATTCAAAGTGCTGCAGCAGACAAGAGACCCCCTCCACCCAAAGGCCCTGTTCCTGGCCGTGCCTCAAGAACAAGTTCTGGGg AACTTGCAGGACCCGGACATTGAGCGCTATGTACACCTCGTTGGCCATTAA
- the LOC117893269 gene encoding putative U5 small nuclear ribonucleoprotein 200 kDa helicase, translating to MFSGQMAAMELAQMVTQDMSKDSYLRHFLQFSVDVKRCSETKIKNSFVIMEPKDEDLTALHTQMSDLVSVSVRLQSECLSRHCIHLPAEDHGRLAAR from the exons ATGTTTAGTGGTCAAATGGCTGCCATGGAACTGGCCCAGATGGTTACCCAGGACATGAGCAAGGACTCGTATTTGCGACATTTTCTGCAATTTAGCGTCGACGTCAAGCGATGCAGTGAGACG aaaatcaaaaactCATTCGTCATCATGGAGCCGAAGGATGAGGACCTTACAGCTTTACATACGCAAATGAGCGATTTGGTATCGGTGTCGGTCCGGCTGCAGAGTGAATGCCTGTCCCGTCACTGCATCCATCTTCCCGCTGAAGATCACGGAAGGCTGGCAGCTCGTTGA
- the LOC117893237 gene encoding N-acetylgalactosaminyltransferase 6, which translates to MRRPNFKWMVKSILLLLISLTLLVLITSWISSSPYTNRPVHHSVEPQPEKAELLRPKAAAVNENVVERIQPIHVDARKPDPESENEADPVYPDEHRKRVRPKHDEVAQQPEQELHLKRHNEEQAVKDWHDYAAMDKDAVRVGIGEGGKAAKLEDEATKEQERTISLENGFNGLLSDSISVNRSLPDIRHKLCRQKDYLAKLPTVSVVIIFYNEYLSVLMRSVHSLINRSPQELLKEIILVDDYSDRDYLQEELERYIKEHFSQMVRVVRLAKRTGLIGARSAGARNATAEVLIFLDSHVEANYNWLPPLLEPIAKNKRTAVCPFIDVIDHANFNYRAQDEGARGAFDWEFYYKRLPLLDEDLKYPADPFKSPVMAGGLFAISREFFWELGGYDEGLDIWGGEQYELSFKIWMCGGQMYDAPCSRIGHIYRGPRNHVPSARRGDYLHRNYKRVAEVWMDEYKRYLYEHADGIYENIDAGDLTEQKAIRKKLKCKSFKWFMEEVAFDLVHSYPPIDPPTYALGAIQNVGDKRLCIDTMGRRKHNRMGMYACADDLKVPQKTQFWELSWKRDLRLRRKKECLDVQIWTENAPVWLWDCHLQGGNQYWSYDYHTQTIRHGLEGKRCLELVPFAQELVANACNASNPYMKWNFGSFNKTALDNYDKDLVLELN; encoded by the exons ATGCGGAGGCCCAACTTCAAGTGGATGGTCAAGtccatcctgctgctgctgatatcGCTGACTCTGCTGGTGCTCATCACCAGCTGGATATCGTCGAGCCCCTACACGAACCGGCCCGTTCATCACAGCGTCGAGCCGCAGCCGGAGAAGGCAGAGCTCTTGCGCCCAAAGGCCGCAGCTGTGAACGAGAATGTAGTGGAACGCATCCAGCCAATTCATGTCGATGCGCGCAAGCCAGACCCGGAATCCGAGAACGAAGCGGATCCAGTATATCCTGACGAACACCGCAAGCGGGTGCGGCCGAAGCACGACGAGGTTGCCCAGCAGCCTGAGCAAGAGTTGCACCTGAAGAGACACAACGAAGAGCAGGCCGTGAAAGATTGGCACGACTACGCGGCAATGGATAAAGACGCTGTGCGCGTGGGTATCGGGGAAGGTGGCAAGGCGGCGAAGTTGGAGGATGAGGCGACGAAAGAGCAGGAGCGTACAATTTCCCTGGAGAACGGCTTCAATGGTCTGCTCTCCGACTCGATTTCTGTGAATCGCTCACTGCCCGACATTCGCCACAAACT ctgccgccaGAAGGACTACCTGGCCAAGCTGCCCACTGTCAGCGTCGTCATCATTTTCTACAACGAGTATCTGAGCGTGCTGATGCGCTCCGTGCACAGCCTGATCAATAGATCGCCCCaggagctgctcaaggagaTCATTCTGGTGGACGACTACAGTGACCGGGACTATCTGCAGGAAGAGCTGGAGCGCTACATAAAGGAGCACTTCAGCCAGATGGTGCGTGTGGTGCGACTGGCCAAGCGCACGGGTCTGATTGGAGCTCGTTCGGCTGGTGCAAGGAATGCCACCGCGGAAGTGCTCATCTTCCTCGACTCGCACGTGGAGGCCAACTACAATtggctgccaccgctgctggaGCCAATTGCCAAGAACAAGCGCACGGCTGTCTGTCCCTTCATTGACGTCATTGACCACGCCAACTTCAACTATCGTGCCCAGGATGAGGGTGCACGCGGTGCCTTCGACTGGGAGTTCTACTACAAGCGACTGCCCCTGCTCGATGAGGATCTAAAGTATCCTGCCGATCCCTTCAAGAGTCCCGTCATGGCCGGCGGGCTCTTTGCCATATCCAGGGAGTTCTTCTGGGAGCTGGGTGGCTACGACGAGGGCCTGGACATCTGGGGCGGTGAGCAGTACGAGCTGAGCTTCAAGATCTGGATGTGTGGCGGCCAAATGTACGACGCGCCCTGCTCCCGCATTGGCCACATCTATCGCGGCCCTCGCAATCACGTGCCGAGTGCCCGAAGGGGCGACTACCTGCATAGA AACTACAAGCGTGTGGCCGAGGTCTGGATGGATGAGTACAAGCGTTATCTGTACGAGCATGCCGACGGCATCTACGAAAACATCGATGCCGGAGATCTGACGGAACAGAAGGCGATACGTAAGAAGTTAAAGTGCAAATCCTTCAAGTGGTTCATGGAGGAGGTGGCCTTTGACTTGGTCCACAGCTATCCGCCCATTGATCCGCCCACATACGCGCTCGGCGCCATACAGAATGTCGGCGATAAGCGCCTGTGCATAGACACGATGGGACGGCGAAAGCACAACCGGATGGGCATGTACGCCTGTGCCGATGACCTCAAAGTGCCACAAAAGACACAGTTCTGGGAGCTCAGCTGGAAGCGGGACTTGCGGCTGCGGCGCAAGAAGGAGTGCCTCGATGTGCAGATTTGGACCGAGAATGCACCCGTCTGGCTGTGGGACTGCCATTTGCAGGGAGGCAATCAATACTGGTCCTACGACTATCACACGCAGACCATCAGGCACGGCCTTGAGGGCAAGCGCTGCCTCGAGCTGGTGCCCTTCGCCCAGGAGCTGGTGGCGAACGCGTGCAACGCCAGTAACCCGTATATGAAGTGGAACTTTGGCTCCTTCAACAAAACTGCACTAGACAACTACGACAAGGACCTCGTGCTGGAGCTGAACTGA